In the genome of Chlamydiota bacterium, one region contains:
- the epsL gene encoding putative sugar transferase EpsL codes for MLKIHRSFSKRLFDLTIAFIGTILALPFWVFIPLLIKLTSKGPVFFIDERIGRKGIRFKCYKFRTMHFNAKALLEEYLKHPEYYKEYMKYRKLKNDPRVTHFGKFLRKTSLDELPQLINVLKGDMSIVGPRPYLVNELKEIPKEAFEKIFIFRPGLTCLWQISGRSSLNFEKRKLLDMEYVKKQSFFYDLALFFKTIPTVLFSKGAH; via the coding sequence ATGTTAAAGATTCATCGCTCTTTCAGTAAACGTCTTTTTGATCTCACTATCGCTTTCATTGGCACTATTTTAGCCCTTCCTTTTTGGGTGTTTATTCCCCTTTTGATCAAACTCACATCAAAAGGTCCCGTTTTTTTTATCGATGAGCGCATTGGTAGAAAGGGCATACGTTTTAAATGTTATAAATTTAGAACCATGCATTTCAATGCAAAAGCACTTTTGGAAGAGTATTTAAAACATCCAGAATATTACAAAGAATACATGAAGTACCGAAAATTAAAAAATGATCCTCGCGTAACACATTTTGGGAAATTTTTAAGAAAAACCTCTCTTGATGAACTCCCCCAACTTATCAATGTATTAAAAGGTGATATGAGTATCGTAGGCCCCAGACCCTATCTTGTTAATGAACTCAAAGAAATACCTAAAGAAGCATTCGAAAAGATTTTTATTTTTAGACCAGGCCTTACTTGTCTTTGGCAGATTTCAGGACGCTCCTCGCTTAATTTTGAAAAAAGAAAACTTCTAGATATGGAATATGTGAAAAAGCAGTCCTTTTTCTATGATTTAGCTCTGTTTTTTAAAACCATTCCTACTGTCTTATTTTCAAAAGGAGCTCACTAA
- the folD gene encoding Bifunctional protein FolD protein translates to MLLEGTKIRDQIKAGCVKTISGFARPPNLTAILVGENAASKRYLKHKQKACFDVGIESHIVLLPQETTQDALEKKINELNDNPLVDGILLQLPLPINLNALKAIETIDPTKDVDGLHPINFGYLVQGSDLGFIPCTPLGIQTLLKSYDITVEQKHVVICGRSNIVGKPLANLFLQKNHLANATVTCVHSQTKNIANLCKLADILVVAIGRPKFVTKEFVKKGACVIDVGINEIEGKLVGDVDFENVKTIASSISPVPKGVGPMTIAMLLTNTIKAYQNRVL, encoded by the coding sequence ATGTTACTTGAAGGAACCAAAATACGCGATCAGATCAAAGCGGGTTGTGTCAAAACAATTAGTGGTTTTGCACGCCCGCCTAATTTAACAGCGATCTTAGTTGGGGAAAATGCAGCCTCAAAGCGGTATTTAAAGCATAAGCAAAAAGCATGTTTTGATGTAGGGATTGAGTCACATATTGTGCTTTTGCCCCAAGAAACAACTCAAGATGCGCTTGAAAAGAAAATCAACGAGCTAAATGACAACCCTCTTGTAGATGGGATTTTGCTCCAACTACCCCTGCCGATAAATCTCAACGCTTTAAAAGCCATTGAAACCATTGACCCTACAAAAGATGTCGATGGATTGCATCCTATTAATTTTGGGTATCTCGTTCAAGGAAGCGATTTAGGGTTTATCCCCTGCACTCCCCTCGGTATTCAAACATTGCTCAAATCTTATGACATTACTGTAGAACAAAAACACGTGGTGATTTGTGGAAGATCGAATATTGTAGGAAAACCCTTAGCAAATTTGTTTTTGCAAAAAAACCACTTGGCAAATGCAACAGTTACATGTGTGCACTCCCAAACAAAAAATATTGCTAATCTTTGCAAATTGGCAGATATTTTAGTCGTTGCGATAGGAAGACCTAAATTTGTAACAAAAGAGTTTGTAAAAAAGGGTGCTTGCGTGATTGATGTAGGCATCAACGAAATCGAGGGCAAACTTGTGGGTGACGTGGATTTTGAAAATGTCAAAACGATTGCATCTAGCATCTCCCCTGTCCCTAAAGGAGTGGGACCCATGACAATTGCCATGCTCTTAACAAACACAATCAAAGCTTATCAAAATAGGGTGTTATGA
- the rnr gene encoding Ribonuclease R: MIKKHLSTTFCGLFHSSKQGYGFVEIDSKHFPEDIFIPRHLTMNAMDLDIVEVEILSKKKKGLDGKVVQIIKRAKKTLVATVTHKQGALYQGFVTSLGEDKPVLIQTKQSLKPKTRVFLEIKDYGSKTEPILCTLKQVLGSIEDASIDIDVALMEASIRTEFPNSCVKLAKSFNKPDKNEIKKRLDLRSLVTFTIDPKTAKDFDDALSIEKTKKGMCLYVHIADVANYIKPNSPLDIEAKKRCNSTYLPNTVVPMIPFELSNNLCSLKPLEDRLCQTIIMHFDAKGTLIKHQIKRTVIHSNCRFTYEEVKAIIDGKKHTYRPQIMQLLELIRFFKKQRAKRGSIEFGIEEAKIQVDSKGKPTGVEVIEYDISHQLVEECMLKANEIVATHLSSLQKKLIYRVHEEPTLEDFENFLQMASILGHKTNKHLSAKTVGHILSEVKDSALLKVLAVQYIKSLKLAVYSPDNLGHFGLALENYCHFTSPIRRYSDLIVQRILFNEHDASHDLEKIAKLCSEKERVSQKCEQSVSLLKKLRLLQQKYQKDPHFQHQAIITNIKPVGIAFEVQGVFLSGFIHISELTSDFLDYNAKRQCLIGKKTHTQFRAFDSIYLILKGVDLTFQKAYWEFIG; the protein is encoded by the coding sequence ATGATAAAAAAACATCTATCAACGACATTTTGTGGCTTGTTTCATTCAAGCAAACAAGGCTATGGATTTGTTGAAATCGATTCAAAACACTTTCCTGAAGACATCTTTATCCCAAGACACCTCACAATGAACGCGATGGACTTGGATATTGTAGAAGTTGAGATTCTTTCCAAAAAAAAGAAAGGGTTGGATGGCAAGGTTGTACAAATTATCAAGCGAGCAAAAAAAACGCTTGTTGCCACGGTGACACACAAACAAGGCGCCCTTTATCAAGGATTTGTGACAAGTCTTGGAGAAGATAAACCTGTATTGATTCAAACAAAGCAATCTTTAAAACCAAAAACGCGCGTGTTTCTTGAAATCAAAGATTATGGCTCAAAAACAGAGCCCATTTTATGCACGCTAAAACAGGTCTTGGGCAGCATTGAAGATGCTTCCATTGATATTGATGTGGCTCTAATGGAAGCTTCTATTCGCACAGAGTTTCCCAATTCTTGTGTCAAGCTTGCCAAGAGTTTTAACAAACCCGATAAAAACGAGATCAAAAAACGTCTGGATTTAAGATCGCTTGTCACCTTTACCATTGATCCCAAAACTGCCAAAGATTTTGATGACGCGCTTTCGATAGAAAAAACAAAAAAAGGAATGTGTTTATATGTCCATATCGCAGATGTGGCCAACTATATCAAACCCAACTCCCCGCTTGATATAGAAGCAAAAAAACGCTGCAATTCGACCTATCTTCCAAACACCGTTGTACCCATGATTCCTTTTGAATTATCTAACAATCTTTGCAGCTTAAAACCTCTAGAAGATCGCCTGTGTCAAACCATTATCATGCACTTTGATGCAAAAGGTACTTTAATTAAACACCAAATTAAACGCACAGTGATCCATTCTAATTGCCGTTTTACCTATGAAGAAGTCAAGGCTATTATTGATGGCAAAAAACACACATACAGACCTCAAATCATGCAGCTGCTAGAATTGATACGGTTTTTCAAAAAACAACGCGCAAAAAGAGGGTCTATTGAATTTGGCATAGAAGAGGCTAAAATCCAAGTGGATTCTAAAGGAAAACCTACAGGCGTTGAAGTCATTGAGTATGATATCTCCCATCAACTTGTAGAAGAGTGCATGCTCAAAGCCAATGAAATTGTCGCCACTCACCTCTCGTCACTCCAAAAAAAGCTTATCTACCGCGTTCACGAAGAACCCACACTAGAAGATTTTGAAAACTTTTTACAAATGGCCTCTATTTTGGGGCATAAAACAAACAAACACCTTTCAGCAAAAACTGTTGGTCACATCTTAAGTGAAGTCAAAGATTCAGCTCTTTTAAAAGTCCTTGCTGTGCAATACATCAAAAGCTTAAAGCTCGCTGTTTATTCGCCTGATAATTTAGGTCATTTTGGACTTGCTTTAGAAAACTATTGCCATTTTACAAGTCCTATTCGCAGATATTCAGATCTTATTGTTCAACGCATTTTATTTAATGAACACGATGCAAGTCACGATCTTGAAAAGATTGCCAAATTGTGTTCTGAAAAAGAGCGTGTTTCACAAAAGTGCGAACAGAGTGTTTCTTTACTTAAAAAGCTGCGCCTTTTACAACAAAAATACCAAAAGGATCCCCATTTTCAACACCAAGCAATCATCACAAATATCAAGCCTGTTGGAATTGCTTTTGAAGTACAAGGTGTCTTTTTGAGCGGCTTTATCCATATCTCTGAGCTCACCTCAGATTTTCTCGACTATAATGCAAAAAGACAGTGCCTTATCGGCAAAAAAACCCACACTCAATTTCGTGCTTTCGACTCTATCTACTTGATACTCAAAGGAGTTGATCTCACCTTTCAAAAAGCTTATTGGGAATTCATTGGGTAG
- the apbE gene encoding FAD:protein FMN transferase, translating to MNKILVFILLLAGCSKSQDTAPTNFTGTQMSVDYNILIGDSLTDKEVETVALTINAVFEKIHTIFDKHNSVSELSKFNQAKANEKCILSKDLKEALLFCKQMYVHTHGRFDPTIEKIQKIWLKHLKNHEIPKEVSNASIGFDKVHIEGNTVSKDENGIEIDLDAILKGRGADMLQEAFKNLGLKNYFINWGGEIYAQGEHPQKRPWTALIRPVSKKGKGIPIPVQNAAIATSLDYFKNYKVGKITYLPVFNPRTGRPFQMKKHGIASASVVAPTCQIADAIATSIMLFENEIQLDAFLELMKTEYGEMSFWILKRTEL from the coding sequence ATGAATAAAATTCTTGTTTTTATCTTACTTTTAGCAGGATGTTCTAAATCGCAAGATACAGCTCCCACCAATTTTACAGGCACGCAGATGTCGGTTGATTACAATATTTTGATTGGAGATTCTCTTACAGACAAAGAGGTTGAGACAGTGGCACTAACGATCAATGCTGTTTTTGAAAAAATCCACACAATTTTCGACAAACACAATTCTGTATCCGAACTCTCTAAATTTAATCAAGCAAAAGCCAATGAAAAATGCATCCTTTCAAAGGATTTAAAAGAAGCTCTATTATTTTGTAAGCAAATGTATGTTCATACACATGGTCGATTTGATCCCACAATTGAAAAAATACAAAAAATATGGCTCAAACATCTAAAAAATCATGAGATTCCCAAAGAGGTATCGAACGCTTCTATTGGATTTGATAAAGTACATATAGAAGGAAATACAGTCTCCAAAGACGAAAATGGAATCGAGATTGATTTAGATGCTATTTTAAAAGGAAGAGGCGCTGATATGCTCCAAGAAGCCTTTAAAAACTTGGGACTGAAAAACTATTTCATTAATTGGGGAGGTGAAATTTATGCACAAGGAGAACATCCTCAAAAAAGGCCGTGGACAGCACTTATTCGTCCTGTAAGCAAAAAAGGAAAGGGGATCCCTATTCCTGTTCAAAATGCAGCGATTGCAACCTCCTTGGACTATTTTAAGAACTATAAGGTAGGCAAAATCACCTATCTTCCTGTTTTTAATCCAAGAACCGGTCGACCATTTCAGATGAAAAAACATGGAATTGCAAGTGCATCTGTTGTTGCACCCACATGTCAAATTGCCGATGCGATTGCCACCTCTATAATGCTTTTTGAAAATGAGATTCAACTTGATGCATTTTTAGAACTTATGAAAACAGAATATGGAGAGATGAGTTTTTGGATTTTAAAGAGGACAGAGCTGTGA
- the lolD gene encoding Lipoprotein-releasing system ATP-binding protein LolD translates to MTKHPLLLANQISKSFFQPVKAEVLKEVHLEILENTSIAIMGESGEGKSTLLNLLAGLDFPTKGYVKLFDTKIEKANAACLRRKHFGFVFQFYHLIEDLTVLENVLMPLKIAKNETQETKKRAHQLIEQVGLKKRENYLAKLLSGGEKQRVAIARALVNNPSILFADEPTGNLDEKNTLQIHDLLFSLVKQEKKTLVITTHSKELAKLCQKRYILKKGVLLPSDEL, encoded by the coding sequence ATGACAAAACACCCCCTTCTTTTGGCAAACCAGATCTCTAAAAGCTTTTTTCAACCGGTCAAAGCTGAGGTGTTAAAAGAGGTCCATTTAGAAATTTTGGAAAACACATCGATTGCCATTATGGGAGAAAGCGGCGAGGGAAAAAGCACCCTGCTCAATCTTTTGGCAGGCTTAGATTTTCCCACAAAAGGGTATGTGAAACTTTTTGATACAAAGATCGAAAAAGCCAATGCCGCATGCTTAAGACGAAAACATTTTGGTTTTGTGTTCCAATTCTATCATCTTATTGAAGATCTGACGGTGCTAGAAAACGTCTTGATGCCTTTAAAAATCGCTAAAAATGAAACCCAAGAAACAAAAAAACGTGCGCATCAACTGATTGAACAAGTAGGGCTTAAAAAAAGAGAAAATTACTTGGCCAAGCTGCTTTCTGGCGGAGAAAAGCAACGTGTGGCCATTGCTCGTGCGCTTGTCAATAATCCAAGCATTCTTTTTGCAGATGAGCCTACCGGAAACTTGGACGAGAAAAACACCTTGCAAATCCACGATTTGTTATTTTCTTTGGTCAAACAAGAAAAAAAGACACTTGTGATCACAACACATAGCAAAGAGCTTGCTAAGTTGTGTCAAAAACGCTACATCCTAAAAAAGGGTGTACTTCTACCTTCCGATGAGTTATAA
- the lolE gene encoding Lipoprotein-releasing system transmembrane protein LolE has translation MDFKLFIALKYLLPKRQHLSSSFIAFISLFVISLVVWLVLLFFSVTENMERNWKEKLTALNSPLRITPTQAYFDTYYYQSDLVAHESNYMTKTFAQKLESDKTDPIDSDVDEPIVRFEKILNPDGNIKDLIKELHTILKQQKGIEHINDFEVAGGSMRLRLVRDTQFDRMQSFMSAVPYFFGFDTKNTQFAKTLCAPDVEDMNHLLSMLELKTQTALENSPSFDERVETPLYKERLLNFFSHIEVTHLKPKFHIWKVPNALFPKTGAMQASAIYYNGNLHKVVLGKVEGGRPVRIEFLEDRVRIRDDQTLEFLRENAPIYLPSCTTMNAKIIEDSLSFAMQNSDLIFHVNFSYQGCSFEGNVSFFQLQIVTFENKSSTTHPFWVTKGKNLYRDGTFGYGVLLPKMYKKKGVLIGDMGYLGYSSLQMTNAQEQRMPIFVAGFYEPGLSPIANKVVLADKKLVTLINSSAVHYDFDKSFGNGFMVFVNDLDEVDHIKASLEKNLQKQHLEHFFKLETYKEFEFVQSFFKQFQSDRQLVAFVAVFILLVACSNVISFLILLVNSKKKEIGVLRAMGADQKSIVMIFCLCGVIIGVLSSLIGSIAAVFTLNHLESLIHFFGFLQQNPAFDSELYGAASLTNLSQMALLYVLVLTPVLSLIASFIPAYKASKINPCDILRSE, from the coding sequence ATGGATTTTAAACTATTTATCGCACTAAAATATTTACTTCCCAAAAGACAGCATTTGTCTTCTTCTTTTATTGCCTTCATTTCGCTTTTTGTCATCTCCCTCGTCGTTTGGCTCGTGCTACTTTTTTTTTCTGTGACCGAAAATATGGAAAGAAATTGGAAAGAAAAGCTCACAGCACTCAACTCCCCTCTTCGCATCACCCCCACACAAGCCTATTTTGATACCTACTATTACCAATCCGATCTTGTTGCTCACGAGTCAAACTATATGACAAAAACGTTTGCCCAAAAGCTTGAAAGTGACAAGACTGACCCTATTGATTCTGATGTTGATGAACCTATCGTGCGTTTTGAAAAAATCTTAAATCCCGATGGCAATATCAAAGACCTTATCAAAGAACTCCATACCATTCTAAAACAGCAAAAAGGTATTGAACATATCAATGATTTTGAGGTCGCTGGAGGATCGATGCGTTTGAGGCTTGTTCGCGACACGCAATTTGATCGCATGCAAAGCTTTATGTCTGCTGTGCCCTATTTTTTTGGTTTTGATACAAAAAACACGCAATTTGCAAAAACGCTGTGCGCTCCGGATGTAGAAGATATGAACCACCTATTATCAATGCTTGAACTAAAAACCCAAACAGCTCTTGAAAATAGCCCTTCTTTTGATGAAAGAGTTGAGACCCCTTTGTACAAAGAAAGGCTTTTGAACTTTTTTAGCCATATCGAAGTCACTCATTTGAAACCTAAATTTCACATTTGGAAAGTTCCAAATGCCCTGTTTCCCAAAACAGGTGCTATGCAAGCATCTGCTATCTATTACAACGGCAATTTACATAAAGTGGTTCTTGGAAAAGTGGAAGGTGGAAGACCTGTTCGCATTGAGTTTTTAGAAGATCGCGTGCGTATCAGAGACGATCAAACCCTAGAATTTTTAAGAGAAAATGCACCTATTTACTTGCCTTCTTGTACAACAATGAATGCTAAAATCATTGAAGATTCTCTTTCCTTTGCTATGCAAAATAGCGATCTGATTTTCCATGTCAACTTTTCCTATCAAGGTTGTTCATTTGAAGGAAATGTCTCTTTTTTCCAATTACAAATCGTCACATTTGAAAATAAATCAAGCACCACGCATCCTTTTTGGGTCACAAAAGGAAAAAATCTTTATCGAGATGGTACTTTCGGCTATGGTGTGCTGCTTCCCAAAATGTATAAAAAGAAAGGCGTGTTGATTGGAGATATGGGCTATTTAGGCTATTCAAGTTTGCAAATGACCAATGCTCAAGAACAGCGCATGCCGATTTTTGTAGCAGGATTTTATGAGCCAGGCTTAAGCCCTATTGCTAACAAGGTGGTGTTAGCAGATAAAAAACTGGTCACTTTAATCAATTCTAGTGCTGTACACTACGATTTTGACAAAAGCTTTGGCAATGGTTTTATGGTCTTTGTCAATGATTTGGATGAAGTGGACCACATTAAAGCAAGCCTTGAGAAAAACCTTCAAAAGCAGCACTTAGAGCATTTTTTTAAACTTGAAACCTATAAAGAGTTTGAGTTTGTTCAATCTTTTTTTAAGCAATTTCAATCAGATCGGCAATTGGTCGCTTTTGTCGCGGTGTTTATTTTACTCGTGGCGTGTTCCAATGTGATTTCCTTCTTAATTCTTCTCGTCAACTCTAAGAAAAAAGAGATTGGCGTTTTGCGTGCCATGGGAGCTGATCAAAAAAGCATTGTAATGATCTTTTGTCTGTGTGGTGTAATCATTGGCGTATTGAGTAGCTTGATAGGCTCTATTGCCGCCGTCTTTACTCTCAATCATTTAGAATCCCTCATCCATTTCTTTGGATTTTTACAACAAAACCCCGCCTTCGACTCAGAGCTTTACGGAGCGGCATCTCTAACCAATCTTTCACAAATGGCGCTTTTATATGTGCTCGTACTCACACCCGTTCTATCTCTGATTGCTTCTTTTATCCCCGCTTACAAAGCTTCTAAAATTAACCCTTGCGATATCTTGAGGTCCGAATGA
- the yihX gene encoding Alpha-D-glucose 1-phosphate phosphatase YihX — protein sequence MDFKEDRAVIKACFFDIGNVLIFVDFKQLLDNFSKLFSTNKFKLFLFLEKHDIRNRIEKGLLSEDEALVIFNRTFQTTTSFDAFKKAMCGCFEKNAAIEPIVNDLRQNHKLYLLSNTSPTHFEYLYSHFPILHCFDDKILSYEVQLMKPDERMYTHAIKLACVQPHEILYIDDIKPFCKAAKKQQICVHHFQSTHALEKDLTTLNLLPIKKT from the coding sequence TTGGATTTTAAAGAGGACAGAGCTGTGATTAAAGCCTGTTTCTTTGATATTGGCAACGTCCTTATCTTTGTGGATTTTAAGCAACTTTTAGACAATTTTTCCAAACTTTTTTCTACAAACAAATTTAAACTTTTCTTATTTCTTGAAAAACATGATATCCGAAATCGCATAGAAAAGGGACTTTTAAGTGAAGATGAAGCGCTTGTGATCTTTAATCGCACTTTTCAAACAACGACTTCTTTTGATGCTTTCAAAAAAGCTATGTGTGGGTGTTTTGAAAAAAATGCAGCGATTGAACCCATTGTCAATGATTTAAGGCAAAATCATAAGCTTTATCTATTATCCAATACTTCTCCAACACATTTTGAGTATTTGTACTCGCATTTTCCTATTCTACACTGTTTTGATGATAAGATCCTCTCCTACGAAGTCCAATTGATGAAACCTGATGAAAGAATGTATACTCATGCTATTAAGCTCGCTTGCGTTCAACCTCATGAAATTTTATATATTGATGACATCAAACCCTTTTGCAAAGCGGCCAAAAAACAACAGATCTGTGTCCATCATTTTCAATCCACACATGCTTTGGAAAAAGATTTGACAACCTTAAACCTTTTACCTATCAAAAAGACATGA
- the rpmG gene encoding 50S ribosomal protein L33 — protein sequence MAKKSKGREVIKLKSTESKHVVWTKKNKRNTTQRLELKKYDPTLKKHVLFREAK from the coding sequence ATGGCAAAGAAAAGTAAAGGCCGAGAAGTCATTAAGCTAAAAAGTACAGAAAGCAAACATGTTGTTTGGACAAAGAAAAACAAACGCAATACAACACAACGCCTAGAGCTAAAAAAATACGATCCGACATTGAAAAAACATGTGCTTTTTCGCGAAGCTAAGTAG
- the galE_1 gene encoding UDP-glucose 4-epimerase has product MRVLVTGGAGFIGSHVCKVLAQEDHTPIVVDDLSQGHREFVKWGPFHKISLLDKAKLFEVFEQERIEAVCHLASKSIVEESMANPDLYLSENVQGTVHLLEACKQFGCKRFVFSSTASVYGNPTRTPIEEDDPLNPINPYGESKLLAERKIQQAAEEWGLNFVIFRFFNAAGASFDLDIGEKHLPETHLIPRVIDALLHDRPITLFGDDYKTSDGTCERDFVHVLDIANAHLKALDMPSAVINLGLEKGYSVKFVIEQIAKKLRKIPHIQICKRREGDSPVLVASHKKALEMGLIFQYGLEEMIETAIKWHTQTLAKAKL; this is encoded by the coding sequence ATGCGTGTTCTTGTTACCGGTGGAGCTGGATTCATTGGATCTCATGTGTGCAAAGTGCTTGCACAAGAAGATCATACTCCTATTGTCGTCGATGATCTTTCTCAAGGACATCGAGAATTTGTTAAATGGGGACCTTTTCATAAAATCAGTTTATTAGATAAAGCCAAGCTTTTTGAGGTGTTTGAACAAGAAAGAATCGAGGCTGTATGTCATCTAGCCTCTAAAAGCATTGTGGAAGAGTCCATGGCAAATCCGGATCTTTATTTGAGCGAAAACGTGCAGGGAACAGTGCATTTATTAGAAGCGTGCAAACAATTTGGGTGCAAGCGTTTTGTTTTTTCATCCACAGCTTCTGTTTATGGTAATCCCACACGCACTCCCATAGAAGAAGACGATCCACTCAATCCCATTAATCCTTATGGCGAATCCAAACTTTTGGCAGAAAGAAAAATCCAACAAGCTGCTGAAGAATGGGGTTTGAATTTTGTGATTTTTCGCTTTTTTAATGCTGCTGGAGCCAGCTTTGATCTTGATATTGGAGAAAAGCACTTGCCGGAAACCCATTTGATACCAAGAGTGATCGATGCGCTTTTACACGATCGACCCATCACACTCTTTGGCGATGACTATAAAACATCAGATGGCACCTGCGAGCGTGATTTTGTTCACGTACTGGATATTGCAAACGCTCACCTAAAAGCATTAGACATGCCAAGTGCAGTTATCAACTTAGGGCTAGAAAAAGGCTATTCTGTCAAATTTGTGATTGAACAGATTGCAAAAAAATTAAGAAAAATTCCACACATACAAATATGTAAACGAAGAGAAGGAGATTCTCCTGTTTTAGTGGCAAGCCACAAAAAAGCTCTAGAGATGGGATTGATATTTCAATATGGGCTTGAAGAGATGATAGAAACAGCCATTAAATGGCATACACAAACTTTGGCGAAGGCAAAGTTATGA